In a single window of the Rhopalosiphum padi isolate XX-2018 chromosome 1, ASM2088224v1, whole genome shotgun sequence genome:
- the LOC132917958 gene encoding uncharacterized protein LOC132917958, whose amino-acid sequence MNIQNEGEVHVKMLTDVCQNVCTFIKTMTINNMSKIETNDLHCVCSKLKIKLEQINEQVKTLASLLNFSTDQDLSAVDILTQWILSLSNKNTEHAKKRKLYSSYSPLKLSLKDKTEFNESIKKKSMCGKSEKENKIKSQNELNNFWKLQVKRDGNPSDLLKKSKQTTLMLQPKKEKVKMDITTFSSPTPKISILNSSSLLSPEMFNFKNNTTKDICETNIIHNTQLNDLDNTFSSNFNKMMNPSKNILSTVKTNTLKLKETSISHDKTENHVQSNDETNCSPINISMSILNNATTLKKQSKIPNSDLLDSFDIIPGLNDKKNDLPNYKFKEDPVRKHNERRLLNGWDCKDCCKFYEENNDNPIDAKNAMNHFSRHRSVKHQHHAPTPPGFWDPM is encoded by the coding sequence ATGAATATTCAAAATGAAGGTGAGGTCcatgttaaaatgttaacagaTGTTTGccaaaatgtatgtacatttatCAAAACgatgacaataaataatatgtcaaaaattGAAACTAATGATTTGCATTGTGTttgttctaaattaaaaattaaattagaacaaATTAATGAACAAGTTAAAACATTAGCaagtttgttaaattttagtACTGACCAAGATTTGTCTGCTGTGGATATATTGACTCAATGGATTTTATCGctttcaaacaaaaatactgaacatgctaaaaaaagaaaattatattcatcatATTCACCTCTAAAATTATCTCTTAAAGATAAAACTGAATTTAATgaaagcattaaaaaaaaatcaatgtgtGGAAAATctgaaaaagaaaacaaaataaaatctcaaaatgaattaaataatttttggaaattaCAAGTTAAGCGTGATGGAAATCCATCAGATTTATTAAAGAAATCTAAACAAACAACTTTAATGCTTCAACCAAAAAAAGAAAAGGTAAAAATGGATATTACTACTTTCAGTAGTCCAACacctaaaatatctatattaaattctTCTAGTTTGCTTAGTCCTGAaatgtttaatttcaaaaataatacaactaaaGATATATGtgaaacaaatataattcataacacaCAACTAAATGATTTGGATAATACATTTTcgagtaattttaataaaatgatgaatcctagtaaaaatatattatctacagtaaaaacaaatactttaaaattaaaagaaactaGTATTTCACATGATAAAACTGAAAATCACGTTCAATCAAATGATGAAACCAATTGTAGTCCTATCAATATATCAatgagtatattaaataatgcaaCAACACTTAAAAAACAAAGCAAAATTCCTAATAGTGATTTATTAGACAGTTTTGATATCATTCCAGgtctaaatgataaaaaaaatgatttaccaaattacaaatttaaagaaGATCCTGTTAGAAAACATAATGAACGAAGATTATTAAATGGTTGGGATTGTAAAGACTGTTGCAAATTTTATgaagaaaataatgataatccTATAGATGCAAAAAATGCCATGAATCACTTTTCAAGACATCGTTCTGTTAAACATCAACATCATGCTCCAACACCTCCCGGTTTTTGGGATCCAATGTAA
- the LOC132931723 gene encoding exportin-7, whose amino-acid sequence MEMADDIQSIPRLEMLCKQMYESRDATLCVEAEKALVSFQNSNTPNTLSKCQLLLERADSHYSQLLATTTITKLLSRTPLTLNLDQRIQIRNYILNYLATRPKLPSFVVQALVLLFAKITKQGWFDGEKDSYAFRNVVSDISVFLQGTNVEHCMIGVQLLSQLTTEMNTVADVESHRAVLKHRKVASSFRDTQLFEIFRMSCQMLRGANNNRKNLNFTDETQHGFMSRCLQLAQNCLTYDFIGTTCDESADDICTVQIPTGWRPAFLEQSTLTLFFDLYHSLPPSLSSLALSCLVQLASVRRSLFSTTERAKFLSHLVNGVKDILLNPQGLADSNNYHEFCRLLARLKSNYQLGELVMVDSYQETVGLIAKFTVESLQVYQCAPNSFHYLLSFWQRMVASVPYVKAAEPHLLETYTPEVTKAYISSRIESVTLIVRDGLDDPLDDFTNVQQQLEQLSVIGRCHYQKTCSLIAQLFDQSATNYQEIIASASASIYDLKIQEGRLTWLVYLIGAAIGGRVTFNSNDDGDAMDGEMACKVLQLMTFSDSRLPQGGYEKLEHSFLFFFEQFRKIYIGDQVPKNSKVYRRLHDVLGISEEHMVLSIFMRKIITNLKFWCSSNTVIQKTLALLNDLSVGFSSVRKLVKLDEIQFLLNNHTSEHFPLLGNTFSVKDMRHRSSFYTSLGRLLMIDLLEDEDKFDNFMIPLTASVESIGALLATVNGVNDTSVYSNIEAKKALIGLIRDLRGLAFSFNTKTSFMLLFEWLYPSYTPILLRAMELWYADPEITTPLLKLYAELALNRSQRLQVDVSSPNGILLFREASKVVCTYGNNILNLDVQQDMLYKKKLKGISICFSMLKAALCGNYVNFGVFKLYGDDTLENALNIFVKLLLSIPLSDLLHYPKLSQTYYGLLECLAQDHMEFLSTLEPQVFLYILSSISEGLNALDMSICTGCCTTLDHIVTYVFKQLLLKGKKVRRRMQQVNEIFLRTLETHLGVFRQILQTVLNIIIFEECRNQWSMSRPLLGLILLNEEYFNQLRDIILQSQPIDKQSAMAQWFEMLMEGVERNLASRNRERFTQNLSSFKKELTEKGSAISMNSVNNEVMITT is encoded by the exons ATGGAGATGGCGGACGATATTCAG agtaTTCCACGTTTGGAAATGCTATGCAAGCAAATGTACGAATCAAGGGATGCTACTCTCTGTGTAGAAGCCGAAAAAGCTTTGGTTTCATTTCAAAATAGTAATACTCCTAACACTCTATCCAAATGTCAATTGCTATTGGAACGAGCTGACTCACATTATTCTCAATTATTAGCAACTACAACTATAACTAAACTTTTATCACGCACTCCATTAACCTTAAACCTGGATCAAAGAATACAGATCA gaaattatattttgaattatttggcTACACGTCCTAAATTGCCATCATTTGTAGTCCAAgcacttgtattattatttgcaaagaTTACTAAACAAGGATGGTTTGACGGAGAAAAAGATTCCTATGCATTTAGAAATGTTGTGTCtgatatttcagtttttttacaa GGAACAAATGTTGAACATTGCATGATTGGAGTACAACTATTATCTCAGTTAACAACTGAAATGAACACTGTAGCTGATGTAGAATCTCACCGAGCTGTTTTAAAACATCGTAAAGTTGCATCATCATTCAGAGATActcaattatttgaaatttttcgaATGTCATGTCAAATGTTACGGGGTGCtaataataatcgaaaaaatttaaattttactgatGAAACCCAA cacgGATTCATGTCTCGATGTCTACAGTTAGCTCAGAATTGTTTAACTTATGATTTTATTGGTACAACTTGTGATGAATCGGCTGATGATATTTGTACTGTTCAAATACCCACAGGTTGGCGACCAGCATTCCTCGAACAATCTACTTTAACACTATTTTTCGATCTCTATCATTCCCTGCCACCTAGTTTGTCAAGTCTT gcTCTATCGTGCTTGGTGCAACTAGCTTCAGTCCGACGTTCCTTATTCAGTACTACTGAAAGAGCTAAATTTTTATCTCATTTAGTAAATGGAGTTAAAGATATTCTTCTTAATCCTCAG GGTTTAGCTGATTCAAATAATTACCACGAGTTTTGTCGTTTATTAGCTAGactaaaatcaaattatcaaCTTGGAGAACTTGTGATGGTTGACAGTTATCAAGAAACTGTCGGTCTCATTGCTAAATTCACTGTTGAGAGTTTACAG gtcTACCAATGTGCTCCAAActcttttcattatttattaagtttctgGCAACGAATGGTAGCATCAGTACCTTATGTCAAAGCTGCAGAACCTCATTTATTGGAAACTTATACTCCAGAAGTTACCAAGGCATATATATCATCCAGGATAGAAAGTGTTACACTTATTGTAAGAGATGGATTGGATGACCCATTAGATGATTTCACTAATGTTCAACAACAGCTTGAGCAGTTATCTGTGATCGGCAGATGTCATTATCAAAAGACATGCTCATTAATTGCTCAGTTATTTGATCAATCAGCTACCAACTATCAAGAAATTATTGCTTCAGCTTCTGCTTCTATTTATGATCTAAAGATTCAAGAAG gtCGTTTAACTTGGTTGGTATACTTAATTGGAGCAGCAATTGGTGGTAGAGTAACATTTAATAGCAATGACGACGGGGATGCAATGGATGGAGAAATGGCTTGTAAAGTTCTACAATTAATGACTTTTAGTGATTCAAGGCTGCCACAAGGGGGTTATGAAAAATTagaacattcatttttatttttctttgaacAATTTCGAAAAATCTATATTGGTGATcaa gtacctaagaaTTCAAAGGTCTATCGCCGATTACACGATGTCCTTGGCATTAGTGAAGAGCACATGGTTCTAAGTATTTTTAtgagaaaaat tataacaaatttaaaattttggtgCTCCAGTAATACAGTCATTCAAAAAACATTAGCTTTATTAAATGATCTTTCAGTTGGTTTTTCTAGTGTTAGAAAATTAGTAAAACTTGATGAAATTCAGTTCCTATTAAACAATCATAca agTGAACATTTTCCTTTATTGGGTAACACTTTTAGTGTTAAAGATATGAGACATCGATCATCATTTTATACTTCATTAGGTAGACTACTTATGATTGATTTGTTGGAAGATGaagataaatttgataattttatgataCCTTTAACAG CATCTGTAGAGTCTATAGGAGCTTTATTAGCTACAGTCAACGGTGTAAATGATACATCAGTATATTCAAATATCGAAGCAAAAAAAGCTCTAATTGGCCTTATTAGAGATCTTAGAGGCTTAGCTTTTTCATTCAATACTAAGACatcatttatgttattatttgaatgGTTATATCCTTCATATACACCAATTTTACTACGTGCAATGGAACTATGGTATGCCGATCCTGAGATTACTACTCCATTATTAAAACTCTATGCAGAATTAGCTTTGAATCGTTCACAAAGACTTCAAGTTGATGTATCATCTCCaaatggaatattattattccgtgAGGCTAGTAAAGTTGTTTGTACTTACG gaaataatattttaaatcttgatGTTCAACAAGATatgctatataaaaaaaaattaaaaggcatatctatttgtttttcaatgttaaaagcAGCATTATGTGGAAACTATGTTAACTTTGGTGTTTTTAAACTTTATGGTGATGACACTTTAGAAAATGctctaaatatatttgtaaaattattactgtCAATTCCTTTGAGCGATCTTTTg cATTATCCTAAATTATCACAAACATACTATGGCTTACTTGAGTGTCTTGCTCAAGATCATATGGAATTTTTATCTACTTTAGAACCTCAAGTATTTCTGTACATACTTTCATCCATATCTGAAGGACTGAATGCATTAG ataTGTCTATATGCACTGGATGTTGCACTACTCTCGATCATATTGTTACttatgtatttaaacaattattattaaaag GTAAAAAAGTGAGACGTCGTATGCAACaagtaaatgaaatatttttacgcaCTTTAGAAACACATTTAGGTGTATTTAGACAAATCTTACAGACTGTACTCAACATAATCATATTTGAAGAATGTAGAAATCAATGGTCTATGTCCAGACCACTCCTTGGGCTTATACTACTTAATGAAGag